The stretch of DNA TTACTTCAAGGGATCGGAGCTGATTCGTAGCGCCGAATCGGAAGCGAACTATCGTCAGGAGTGGAAAGCGATAATGGATTATCTGATCTCTTATCCATCTATCGCTGTGTGGGTTCCGTTCAACGAAGCATGGGGGCAGTTCAAGACACAGGAGATAGCCGAATGGACAAAAGCGTATGATCCTTCTCGCCTTGTAAACCCTGCCAGTGGTGGTAACTTCTACCGTACAGGCGATATGCTCGACTTGCACAATTATCCGGGCCCTGACATGTATCTCTACGATGCCGAACGTCCTACAGTGCTTGGAGAGTATGGAGGTATAGGTCTTCCGCTACAGAATCACTTGTGGCAAACTGACAAAAACTGGGGATACGTTCAGTTTAAGAATGCCAAAGAAGTGACAGACGAATACGTGAAGTATGCCGAACAGTTGAAAAAACTTATCAAAGCCGGTTTCTCCGCTGCTGTCTACACCCAGACTACGGATGTGGAAGGAGAGGTAAACGGTTTGATAACATACGATAGAAAAGAAATAAAAGTGGACGAACCACGAGTAAAAAAGGTGAATTTGGAGATATGCAATTCCTTGTCTAAATAACTAGGAACAGTATTTCCTGAATTTAGGTGATTTTAGGTTTGAAAAGAGGTGGAAGGGATTTTCGCCTCTTTTTACTTGTTTTAGGACGAGATATTGTTATTTACTTTCTAATTGTTCAATCCGATTATTTTGTTGGTTGACTTGATGTTGTAAATTTTTGTTCTGTTTTTCTAGCTCTATTACATACAAGGTTAGTTCTTCAATTTTTTGTAGAAGTTTTGTTTGCATCTCTATTACATTGACACCTTCTTTCAAAACTTCTTTTTCGGAAGGGATATTAGGAAGGTGTTTGTTATCATTGATGTATTTTTCGACATATTGTAATGATGGTAAATTATAATTTTTGTCAAATACAAAATCAGACCATCCTGTTGCTTCTATTTTTACTTCTTTGGCACGGATAGTACCGTTGACATCTAGTTTTCCTCCTAATATGTTATTTCCTATACTAACATCTCCTGCAAATTTATTTTTATAAGGAACAAGAGTTTGTTCTTTTCCTCCCAAAGGTTCATCAATAACTCTCCACCCCTCAAAATGGGCAGGTAGGCTATTGGGATAAGCCGGAGAAAATGCACTGATAGTAAATCGTTGTTGATATTCTCTAAAATCCATAAAAATAGTTATTTTATCATCCTCATTGGATAAATAAATAGGAGGAGTTGATGACCCGAAAGAAGTAGCACTCATTCGAACAAATTTACTTTTCCATACATAAAATACCAAGTTAATATTAATGACTTCGGAGAGGTCATAATTATAGCCTTCTATCTTAATCACTGGCATTCCATTCCCTCCTTCAAAAGGAATGTTAGTTTTGATTTTAATTCCATAATTAGGACTAGCTATTTTATGATAATTTACAATGTTAAGATAATTTTGACTATAGACATGTGTTGTTCCCAGTAATATAACCAGTAGTAAAGCAAATATCAGTTTTTTCATAACAGTAGATGTATTTGTTAATAAATTATATATTCTTCGATTCTAATATACTAGAAGATATTTTTAAATAAAGACTGTTGAATATCGTAAAAAATATAGACAAAATACTATAATATATAGATTTTAAAGACTCTTATTTCCTTTTACCAACCCAAAATGCCTTAATGCATTTGCAACGCCATTATCATCTATATCATCGGTAACGTAGTCGGCAGCAGCTTTTACATCGTCTCCGGCATTACCCATCGCTATGCCGATAGCCACGTGACGAAGCATTTCTATATCGTTGCCTCCATCGCCAAAAGCCATTGTTTCGGACTTATGGATACCGAAATGTTCGAGAAATTTATCTATCCCTGTGCTCTTGTTTATCCCCTTGATATTTACATCGGCAAATGTAGGATGCCATCGGCTGGCATGGCAACTTACCAATGCTTCGTTCATTATCCTTTTTTCTAACGCATGGTCTACATACAGGTTTACTTGTAGAACCTCTTGATCTATCAGTTCCTCAAGGTTTCTTACAGGAGGCACATTTACCTTCACAAGGTTAGCTATCTTTTCTACATTGCTGTCTATATAGTTTACAAACGAACCTTCGTTGAGCATGAAGGCTAAAGGAAATTTTACTTCGTTTTGTTGATACTCGATCAGTGATTTCAGCTCTTCTTTGGGGATCAGCTTTTTGAAGATAACATCATGATCGGTAGTTACACAATACGCTCCGTTTACGGTTATAAAGCCATCAAACTCCAAGTCGCCCAGATTTTGTATCTGTTTTCTCAAGCGACCTGTGGCAACGAAAACCTTGATGCCTTGTCTCTTTACTTCGTTGATAGCATCGATTGTAGATTGTGGAACCGAGTGTGTCTTAAAACTTAATAGCGTGCCGTCTATATCAAAAAAAATAGCTTTTGTCATAATGTTTTAGGATAGATTGCAAAGGTAATGTTTTTGTAGTGATAATAAAATCGCAGGGTAGAGTGGGAAATAAAAAAGCGCCTGAATATTCAGACGCTTTTGATCTTGTTTTATGAGTAAATTTCAATAATAATTTGCGAAAACAATTGGGCGGGTACTAGCTGCAACTCCGTTTACTTTGCTGAGTAGCATTATTACTGTAGGGTAATTGGTTAAATAGATTTCGATAGGAGAGTATCCCTGAGGCAGATTTACTGTCATGTAAGTAATCATCGTATTCGTATTGGGCAC from Dysgonomonas mossii encodes:
- a CDS encoding Cof-type HAD-IIB family hydrolase, producing the protein MTKAIFFDIDGTLLSFKTHSVPQSTIDAINEVKRQGIKVFVATGRLRKQIQNLGDLEFDGFITVNGAYCVTTDHDVIFKKLIPKEELKSLIEYQQNEVKFPLAFMLNEGSFVNYIDSNVEKIANLVKVNVPPVRNLEELIDQEVLQVNLYVDHALEKRIMNEALVSCHASRWHPTFADVNIKGINKSTGIDKFLEHFGIHKSETMAFGDGGNDIEMLRHVAIGIAMGNAGDDVKAAADYVTDDIDDNGVANALRHFGLVKGNKSL